One genomic window of Parus major isolate Abel chromosome 11, Parus_major1.1, whole genome shotgun sequence includes the following:
- the CHST8 gene encoding carbohydrate sulfotransferase 8 isoform X2 produces the protein MRLTCMFSFILLFGAVGLVVFIHLQDPEEIVHQQTPGIKYNMGFQQPKKDCVSSNNQDRRLRNNTADRAATVKQSNSLEPSESVPTKLQSTDRRQSTVMFAMKDQQKGEEINSIKLHKRRRRFIIKKSPILISMNSSILNLPTLKYEDRNNSKWKSLYQIQGERKRIMRETCSKYKSNNRRIITPYHVSRIFVEDKYRVLYCEVPKAGCSNWKRVLMVLNGLASSTKDIQHNTVHYGNYLKRLDGFDHKGIYHRLNTYTKMLFIREPFEKLVSAFRDKFEHPNNYYHPVFGKAIISRYRLNATKEALRTGSGVKFKEFIQYLLDVHRPVGMDIHWDHVNRLCSPCLIDYDFVGKFESMEEDANFFLHLIGAPQNLTFPKFKDRHSNEERTTTKITQQYFAQLSPSQRQQSYDFYYMDYLMFNYSKPFEDLY, from the exons GGATAAAATATAACATGGGATTCCAGCAACCAAAAAAA GACTGTGTCTCCAGCAATAACCAGGACAGAAGATTAAGAAATAATACAGCAGACAGAGCAGCCACAGTTAAGCAGAGCAATTCATTAGAGCCATCTGAAAGTGTGCCCACCAAGCTTCAAAGCACGGACAGAAGGCAGAGCACCGTCATGTTTGCTATGAAAGATCAACAGAAAggtgaagaaattaattccatcaAGCTCCATAAACGCAGGAGGAGGTTTATAATTAAAAAGAGCCCAATTCTGATTTCCATGAACAGCTCCATTCTCAACCTGCCCACACTTAAATACGAGGATAGAAACAACAGCAAGTGGAAAAGTCTCTATCAGATCCAGGGAGAAAGGAAGCGGATTATGAGGGAAACTTGTTCAAAATACAAGAGTAATAACAGAAGAATAATCACTCCTTATCATGTGTCTAGAATATTTGTAGAAGACAAATACAGAGTTTTATACTGTGAAGTACCAAAAGCCGGCTGCTCTAACTGGAAGCGGGTGCTGATGGTGCTGAACGGGCTGGCCTCCTCCACCAAGGACATCCAGCACAACACCGTGCACTACGGGAACTACCTGAAACGGCTGGATGGCTTTGACCACAAGGGAATTTATCACAGGCTCAACACTTACACAAAGATGCTGTTTATTCGTGAGCCTTTTGAAAAGCTGGTATCTGCCTTTCGGGACAAGTTTGAACATCCAAATAACTACTACCACCCGGTGTTTGGGAAAGCCATCATCTCCAGATACCGGCTCAATGCCACCAAAGAAGCATTAAGGACAGGCTCTGGAGTCAAGTTTAAAGAGTTCATTCAGTATCTCCTGGATGTGCACAGGCCTGTGGGTATGGATATACACTGGGATCATGTCAATAGGCTTTGCAGCCCGTGTTTAATAGACTACGACTTCGTTGGGAAATTTGAAAGTATGGAAGAAGATGCAAACTTTTTCTTGCACTTAATAGGAGCTCCACAAAATTTAACTTTCCCCAAGTTTAAAGATCGTCACTCCAATGAAGAAAGAACTACCACTAAAATTACACAACAGTATTTTGCACAGCTTTCTCCTTCTCAACGACAACAAAGCTATGACTTTTACTATATGGATTACTTGATGTTCAACTACTCAAAACCTTTTGAAGATTTATATTAA
- the CHST8 gene encoding carbohydrate sulfotransferase 8 isoform X1, giving the protein MRLTCMFSFILLFGAVGLVVFIHLQDPEEIVHQQTPGIKYNMGFQQPKKQDCVSSNNQDRRLRNNTADRAATVKQSNSLEPSESVPTKLQSTDRRQSTVMFAMKDQQKGEEINSIKLHKRRRRFIIKKSPILISMNSSILNLPTLKYEDRNNSKWKSLYQIQGERKRIMRETCSKYKSNNRRIITPYHVSRIFVEDKYRVLYCEVPKAGCSNWKRVLMVLNGLASSTKDIQHNTVHYGNYLKRLDGFDHKGIYHRLNTYTKMLFIREPFEKLVSAFRDKFEHPNNYYHPVFGKAIISRYRLNATKEALRTGSGVKFKEFIQYLLDVHRPVGMDIHWDHVNRLCSPCLIDYDFVGKFESMEEDANFFLHLIGAPQNLTFPKFKDRHSNEERTTTKITQQYFAQLSPSQRQQSYDFYYMDYLMFNYSKPFEDLY; this is encoded by the exons GGATAAAATATAACATGGGATTCCAGCAACCAAAAAAA CAGGACTGTGTCTCCAGCAATAACCAGGACAGAAGATTAAGAAATAATACAGCAGACAGAGCAGCCACAGTTAAGCAGAGCAATTCATTAGAGCCATCTGAAAGTGTGCCCACCAAGCTTCAAAGCACGGACAGAAGGCAGAGCACCGTCATGTTTGCTATGAAAGATCAACAGAAAggtgaagaaattaattccatcaAGCTCCATAAACGCAGGAGGAGGTTTATAATTAAAAAGAGCCCAATTCTGATTTCCATGAACAGCTCCATTCTCAACCTGCCCACACTTAAATACGAGGATAGAAACAACAGCAAGTGGAAAAGTCTCTATCAGATCCAGGGAGAAAGGAAGCGGATTATGAGGGAAACTTGTTCAAAATACAAGAGTAATAACAGAAGAATAATCACTCCTTATCATGTGTCTAGAATATTTGTAGAAGACAAATACAGAGTTTTATACTGTGAAGTACCAAAAGCCGGCTGCTCTAACTGGAAGCGGGTGCTGATGGTGCTGAACGGGCTGGCCTCCTCCACCAAGGACATCCAGCACAACACCGTGCACTACGGGAACTACCTGAAACGGCTGGATGGCTTTGACCACAAGGGAATTTATCACAGGCTCAACACTTACACAAAGATGCTGTTTATTCGTGAGCCTTTTGAAAAGCTGGTATCTGCCTTTCGGGACAAGTTTGAACATCCAAATAACTACTACCACCCGGTGTTTGGGAAAGCCATCATCTCCAGATACCGGCTCAATGCCACCAAAGAAGCATTAAGGACAGGCTCTGGAGTCAAGTTTAAAGAGTTCATTCAGTATCTCCTGGATGTGCACAGGCCTGTGGGTATGGATATACACTGGGATCATGTCAATAGGCTTTGCAGCCCGTGTTTAATAGACTACGACTTCGTTGGGAAATTTGAAAGTATGGAAGAAGATGCAAACTTTTTCTTGCACTTAATAGGAGCTCCACAAAATTTAACTTTCCCCAAGTTTAAAGATCGTCACTCCAATGAAGAAAGAACTACCACTAAAATTACACAACAGTATTTTGCACAGCTTTCTCCTTCTCAACGACAACAAAGCTATGACTTTTACTATATGGATTACTTGATGTTCAACTACTCAAAACCTTTTGAAGATTTATATTAA